CCAGGGTAAATACTGTTATTGAAGAACCCTCTAATCTCCCCGACAACCGGGTGGAAGAATACTTCCAGGAGGGCAATAAAAAGATCACACAGGTAACAGTTACCAAACAGGGGCGTGCAAAAATATACCGGAAGATCACTTACAGCTGGGGCGGCCTGTATTACTTTAAAGACAATGTAAGTATAACCCAAAATATGTTCGACCAGGAAACGAATTAGGCACATGAGCAAACCTGTTAACAACTTTTTAATACTGTCGCTGTTGTTTAACGTTGGCGTATTATACGCACAACCTAAAACCGAATATTGGGACAAAGAACTGACCAAAAAACGCAGCGAAGAAAATTACAAAAATGGTATCCAGCATGGCTCCTTTACCGTTTGGTACGAAAGCGGAAAAGTGGCCAAGAGTGGCGGCTATCACCAGGGCAAAGAGCACGGACTCTGGACATCTTTTTACGAAAATGGCACGCAAAAAGGTCTTGAAAATTATTTTAAAGGCAAGAAACAGGGTCACTGGAACTACTGGTATATAAACGGTAATAAAGCGCAGGAACTGGTTTTTAAAAACAACTTCGAAGACAGCATTTGGACAAGCTGGCACGAGAGCAATTCCAAAGTACGCAGCCGTGAATCATACAAAGCCGGAAAAAAAGAAGGCCAATGGAGCTATTGGTACGAAAATGGCCAGCCAGAAAGTGAAGGCTTGTTTAAGAATAATTTAAAAGAAGGTCCGTTCATAAGCTGGTATGCAAATGGCAATAAGCAAAAGGAAGGCGCGTACACAACCGACAAAGAAACCGGCAATTGGAAAGAATGGTTCAAAAACGGAAAACCTAAAAGTGAGATTGAATACCGCTCAGGCGAAGAGTATATTATAAATTTCTGGACCGAAGACGGGCAGCAGATCATTAAAAACGGAGAAGGAAAATTCAGGTTTGTATACGACAGCGGGAAGAAAAAGGGAGAAGGGAATTACAAAGGAGGCCGAATGGATGGAGAATGGAACTTCTGGAAAGCAACAGGTGACCCCGATTACGTAGTTCATTATGCCAATGGAAAACGAAATGGTAAATGCAAATACTTCAATCCAAACGGCACAGTAAACCGTGAAGGTTTTTTTGAAGACGATAAAAAATTCGGCAACTGGGTGTGGTACGACAAGGATGGAAAAAAAGAAATGGAAGGCCTTTTTAAAAATGACAAACAAAACGGGAAATGGATCTATTGGTTTACAACCGGTATAAAAGAATCGGAAGGATATTACAAAGACGATATGCAGGACAGTATTTGGAACTATTCGTATCGCACCGGAGAAAAATGGAAACAGGGGAATTACAAAAATAATTTCAAAGATGGCATTTGGACCATCTGGTTTGAAGGCGGACAAAAGCTG
The nucleotide sequence above comes from Bacteroidota bacterium. Encoded proteins:
- a CDS encoding toxin-antitoxin system YwqK family antitoxin, with amino-acid sequence MSKPVNNFLILSLLFNVGVLYAQPKTEYWDKELTKKRSEENYKNGIQHGSFTVWYESGKVAKSGGYHQGKEHGLWTSFYENGTQKGLENYFKGKKQGHWNYWYINGNKAQELVFKNNFEDSIWTSWHESNSKVRSRESYKAGKKEGQWSYWYENGQPESEGLFKNNLKEGPFISWYANGNKQKEGAYTTDKETGNWKEWFKNGKPKSEIEYRSGEEYIINFWTEDGQQIIKNGEGKFRFVYDSGKKKGEGNYKGGRMDGEWNFWKATGDPDYVVHYANGKRNGKCKYFNPNGTVNREGFFEDDKKFGNWVWYDKDGKKEMEGLFKNDKQNGKWIYWFTTGIKESEGYYKDDMQDSIWNYSYRTGEKWKQGNYKNNFKDGIWTIWFEGGQKLQEGAYKTGKEDGKWQSWYQDGKLKDEGTFRNGMKDGLWKGMLPDGKPNYEGPFINDMKDGHWKYWYENGKLREEGDYKSGRKNNLWVTWTEHGIKNSEGSYKDEKPNGHWIYYYETGVKFQEQNYKEGKLDGECKTWNENGSLQSITHYKVYINKTETVDLVNPKKVKESKESYSSRPHGEWIYYDKNGKETMRATYKDGVKIL